The stretch of DNA AGCCAACCCTTTCCGAAGGACTGATTTGTCTCGGTAATGTGCTGGCCGTTTATGAATGGGACTGGAAAAATGCCCGGCTCTGTTTTGAGCAGGGACTCCGTCAACATCCCGACGACGCCAACGCCTGGCACTGGTATGCGCTCAACCTGCTTTCCCCGATGGGTGAAAATGAAGCAGCGCTGCAGGCATTGCATCGCGCAGCACAGCTGCAGCCGGATGCGGCGCTCATCAAAACCGCAATTGCCCGGCAGTATTTGCTCAATCGCCAGCCGGAAAAAGCGATTGCCCGGGCGAATGCACTGTTAGCCGAACACCCGGACAACCGTTGGATCAACTTTGTTTTGGGACAGGCACACGCCATGCTCGGTGAATGGAGCGCAGCGATGCCCCATTTTCAGGCGGGACTGAAACACCACAATCAGAACAGCACAGCGCTGGCTATTTTCGCCAATGCAGCTGCTCAGGTCGGGCGGCGCGATTTAGCCATGAAAGTGCTCCGGCAACTGCGCAACAGCGTCAGCCGCCAATATGTGTCGTCATACGATATCGCGGTAATTTGCGTGGGATTGGATGATCACAAACTCGCGCTAAAATGGCTGGACAACGCCGTAAAAGAACGCGCCTGCTCACTGATTCATCTCGCGGCAGATCCGCTGATGGAACCGTTGCGCGCGGACGCTGCATTTTCAGCATTGCTGCAACAAATGAACCTGTCCATCCATTCAGCAGAAACCGTAAATCAATGAAAACGAACGTATTCAATCATCAAATACCTAACCGTTCAATCAGGTGTAAACACGCCCAGTTTGTAGTATCAAGCCCTGTTACGCGATTGAAGATAGTGATTCACAATAACCCGAACCGGACAATGGTATCTGCGAATTGGGAAGTAAACGTTATGATGCGTTAAGTAAAGTGTTTATTAATTAAAAAAGAGCTTTCGATTTTATGTGACTTATGCAATATTGGGCAGTCTGAAAAGCCATATATTTTGTTCGAGTTTTAGAGCGCAAGCTCATTGACATAAAGCGGAATGTGTAAATTATGCTATTCCGCAACAGAGACAAGTTGCTAACTGATTAGCACTTTCTCCTACCAAAAGAAAATCATTACATAAATGATCCGTGTTTTCCCCGTAGAGGAGCAAAACGGATTGACCAAAAAATTGCAACACAATTGTTGCAATGAGCCATTTTTGGCAGATCGTCAAAGATTAGCGCCAACAAATGGTATTTATCCCGGATGAAAACGGATGAGATGCCTTTTTTGTTTTCCGGGCAACCGTGAGCCATATTTTTTCGGTGATTATTCAGCCGGGCAACACGGAATTCCTTTTTTACAATTTTTTAAGAGCTGTATAATCAGGAATGAAGAGAGTGAAGGTTTATTTAGACACACAAGATACGATAACCTGAAAATATTCGGCAGGACCGGAACGCTGGTGCACCTCCACAGCGCAGACGCAACGCCATATCATAGCCGGACAGCTAAATGCTGATCGGTAAAAGATTTACCATATCTGGCATTCTTACTTAAAAGAAGCGCCCCGCTTGCATGCTCAAAAAAAGAGCCATGTAACTGACGGGGCGGAGCTATGCCCGGACGGATCAAACCCACTTTTCAGGATGAAATTTTTAAAAAACACCAGATGGTTTGCCAAACCCACACTTGATACGCTTTTTTCGGAACTTCAGGGTTGGTACACATACGAAGAGTTCGGCGAAACGCTCAAGAAAGAGCAAAACCGCAGCGACCGCACCGGTTTGCCCTTTGCTTATGTGCAGATCGATCTGGCCAGAAACGGTCAAACGCCTGAATTGGAAAATGCCGACATGCTCGGATTTATTCGGCACCTGACCGATATTGTCGAAGAAAATACCCGCAACTACGATATTAAATTTATCACTCGCGGCGGTGTCATTGGCATTTTACTGATCGACACCTCTATGGATGGTGCCAAATTTTTCATCGAGAAAATTACCCATACATTATATAACTACTTTCAGGATGTGGGGAAAGCAGAGTTTATCCACAATTTGCAGGATATCACCATTTCATCATATCCGGTTAACCGGATAAAGGATGAAGTTACAGAAAATCGACAGGATCCGCCGCCGTTGGTGCTTCGCAAGTTGAGATTTACCAATGGCACTGTTAACTCGTCGAACAATACGCTTTTCCGGGAAAACGGCATGTTGAAATTTGATTGGCAACCACTCAACATTACCGAAGGCGCTGCAACTGTAGATGCCTCCTATTTATGGCGAAATATTTGCGAGGAACGTGCTGCCTTTTCCTACCGTTTCTGGAAAAGAGTGGTAGATATTTTCGGTGCTCTGATCGGGTTACTATTGTTTTCGCCACTGATCATTTTATTTGCACTGCTAATAAAAACAACTTCTCGCGGACCCTTGATTTATTCACAACAGCGCATCGGTCAATTAATGCAGCCATTTACCTTCTACAAATTTCGCACGATGCGACCGAACAATGATAATAGCATCCATAAGCAATACGTCCAGAAATTGATTGAGGGAAACGGGGAAAACCAGGGTTCCGGTGATGAACCGGTATATAAACTCAAAGATCCCCGGGTAACGCCTATCGGCCAGATTCTCAGAAAAACCAGTATGGACGAAATCCCCCAATTATTTAATGTGCTTAAAGGTGAAATGAGTCTGGTCGGGCCACGTCCGCCGATCGATTATGAAGTTGAAAAATACCAGAGCTGGCATTTACGCCGCATTTTTGAGGCAAAACCGGGTGTTACCGGGCTCTGGCAAGTTTACGGACGCAGTAAAACCACATTTGATGAAATGGTCCGGCTGGATCTCCAATATGTCGAAAATCGTTCGATTTTGCTGGATCTTAAAATAATATTGCTGACCTTTTCAGCAATATTCAAAACCAACCAGGCGCGTTAACAGGATTAATCAAATGGCAGAACAAACAGACAGAGTAAAACTTGCTGTAATCGGTTGCGGTTATTGGGGACCAAACCTGATCCGGAACTTTATCAACATTCCCGAATGTGAGATGAGCATTTGCTGCGATCTTGATGAGAACAAACTAAACCGGATGAAAGGATTATATCCGGGCATCAAAACCACCCAAAAACTAGATGATCTGCTCAAATCTGATATCCAGGCTGTGGGTATCGCTACACCCGTAAACACCCATTATCCGCTGGCAAAAGCCTGTCTCGAAGCCGGCAAGCATGTATTGGTGGAGAAACCATTGACCGCGTCGTCAAAGGAAGCGGAGGATTTGATCCGCATAGCCAAAGCCAACAACGTGCAAATCATGGTTGGGCACACCTTTGAATACACTGCATCCGTAAACAAAATCAAAGAAATTGTCGAAAGCGGCGATCTGGGCGAAATACTGTATGTCAACAGCGTCCGGGTCAATCTTGGATTACTTCAGCCGGATATCAATGTAATATGGGATCTGGCGCCGCATGATTTATCCATCATATTATATGTATTGGGTAAAACGCCCAACAGCGTTAACGCCCAGGGGCTGGCACATTTTCGCAAACACATAGAAGATGTCGCCATGATGACCATCAACTTTGGCGACTGTATGGCATTCGTGCACAACAGTTGGCTGGATCCCAACAAAATTCGCAAAATGGTTTTTGTCGGCAGCAAAAAAATGCTGGTTTATGATGATATCAGTCAAAATGAAAAAATCAAGATTTACGATAAAGGAATTGAATCCCCGACCTACTACGACACATACGCGGAATTCCATTTTGCCTATCGCTACGGTGATATTTATATCCCGAAGGTAGAAGAATATGAGCCATTGCGTCGTGAGTGTACCCATTTTATCGAATGCGTCCGTGACAACACAACACCCAAAAGCGATGGTTTTTCAGGATTACGTGTCATCAAAATCCTCGAAGCCGCCAACGTATCCATCAACCATCACGGCGCCA from Calditrichia bacterium encodes:
- a CDS encoding Gfo/Idh/MocA family oxidoreductase, translated to MAEQTDRVKLAVIGCGYWGPNLIRNFINIPECEMSICCDLDENKLNRMKGLYPGIKTTQKLDDLLKSDIQAVGIATPVNTHYPLAKACLEAGKHVLVEKPLTASSKEAEDLIRIAKANNVQIMVGHTFEYTASVNKIKEIVESGDLGEILYVNSVRVNLGLLQPDINVIWDLAPHDLSIILYVLGKTPNSVNAQGLAHFRKHIEDVAMMTINFGDCMAFVHNSWLDPNKIRKMVFVGSKKMLVYDDISQNEKIKIYDKGIESPTYYDTYAEFHFAYRYGDIYIPKVEEYEPLRRECTHFIECVRDNTTPKSDGFSGLRVIKILEAANVSINHHGANVPINL
- a CDS encoding sugar transferase, with translation MLGFIRHLTDIVEENTRNYDIKFITRGGVIGILLIDTSMDGAKFFIEKITHTLYNYFQDVGKAEFIHNLQDITISSYPVNRIKDEVTENRQDPPPLVLRKLRFTNGTVNSSNNTLFRENGMLKFDWQPLNITEGAATVDASYLWRNICEERAAFSYRFWKRVVDIFGALIGLLLFSPLIILFALLIKTTSRGPLIYSQQRIGQLMQPFTFYKFRTMRPNNDNSIHKQYVQKLIEGNGENQGSGDEPVYKLKDPRVTPIGQILRKTSMDEIPQLFNVLKGEMSLVGPRPPIDYEVEKYQSWHLRRIFEAKPGVTGLWQVYGRSKTTFDEMVRLDLQYVENRSILLDLKIILLTFSAIFKTNQAR